The Aureitalea marina genome includes a window with the following:
- a CDS encoding DUF2752 domain-containing protein, with amino-acid sequence MKNRFGTLALIGAGITGLASLYYWIDPEKTTLLPCPFYFITGFHCPGCGSQRALHHLLHGDLEIAFWTNPLLILSLMIAVPIVFTRLFNYLSNKASIREGVKSNKVTYASLAVVVLFWIGRNIPAYPFNLLSPDVFP; translated from the coding sequence ATGAAAAATCGATTTGGAACCCTTGCTTTGATCGGGGCGGGAATTACTGGCCTGGCGTCCCTGTACTATTGGATCGACCCTGAAAAGACGACCCTCTTGCCCTGTCCCTTTTATTTCATCACCGGGTTCCATTGTCCCGGATGTGGATCTCAACGAGCTCTGCACCATTTACTGCACGGGGATCTCGAAATAGCATTCTGGACCAATCCCTTACTGATTCTGAGCCTGATGATCGCTGTCCCAATCGTCTTCACTAGACTATTTAATTATCTATCGAATAAAGCAAGTATCAGAGAAGGAGTCAAATCCAACAAAGTGACCTACGCTTCTCTAGCAGTTGTGGTCTTATTTTGGATAGGCCGCAATATACCGGCATATCCCTTCAACCTTCTCTCGCCGGATGTATTTCCTTAA
- a CDS encoding TraR/DksA family transcriptional regulator, with protein sequence MAKEIKNRYSDNELEEFRALIQEKIDKAQEQLELIESAYKNDSNNGTDDTSPTFKAFDEGSEVMSKEANSQLAIRQEKFIRDLKNALIRIENKTYGICRVTGKLINPERLKLVPHATLSIEAKNMQK encoded by the coding sequence ATGGCAAAAGAGATAAAGAACCGATACAGCGATAATGAACTGGAGGAATTCAGAGCCCTGATCCAGGAGAAGATCGATAAAGCACAAGAACAGCTTGAACTGATCGAAAGTGCTTATAAGAACGATAGTAACAACGGTACGGACGATACCTCTCCGACCTTCAAGGCTTTTGATGAAGGTAGTGAGGTGATGAGTAAAGAGGCTAACTCGCAACTGGCTATCAGACAAGAGAAGTTTATCCGTGATCTGAAGAACGCCTTGATACGAATAGAGAACAAGACTTACGGAATCTGCCGTGTGACCGGAAAGCTAATCAATCCTGAACGCTTGAAATTGGTGCCACATGCTACCTTGAGTATCGAGGCTAAGAACATGCAAAAGTAG
- a CDS encoding DUF6268 family outer membrane beta-barrel protein, translating to MKDLTKFWLIAAILFTCISPSQNYVDVFKIGFGESFSNSFEGTNSETSITYFDLNLTYPIQFNDRTAMITGIDLVSSRLQLIPNGQRTSLYSTTLQLGLNHSFNEKWSAALVMLPKMASDYKSLEWDDLLFGGYTVARLKKTENLTYRFGWYLSDEQFGIFTTPIIGWYYLSPNSRFEMDVSLPISVDVNYALGAFTIGLDYFGIGRSYNINQVNRGNVYVQQGALDFASYLQWNGFDKSVLIRGKLGYTSNDFELYADGDTYDLGITALRINDDRIRLNPEINGGFFAKIEAIYRFNLNDSPDNEINE from the coding sequence ATGAAAGACCTGACTAAATTTTGGCTTATCGCGGCCATACTGTTCACCTGCATTTCCCCTTCTCAAAACTATGTCGATGTATTTAAGATTGGATTTGGCGAATCCTTCTCCAACAGCTTTGAGGGAACAAATTCTGAGACGTCAATAACCTATTTCGACCTCAACCTGACTTATCCTATTCAGTTCAATGATCGAACTGCCATGATCACCGGTATCGACCTGGTGAGCAGCAGACTCCAATTGATCCCCAACGGGCAACGAACTTCATTGTACAGCACCACCCTGCAACTGGGTTTGAATCACAGCTTCAATGAGAAATGGAGTGCCGCATTGGTTATGCTTCCTAAGATGGCATCGGACTATAAGAGCCTGGAGTGGGACGATCTGCTGTTTGGAGGGTACACTGTAGCCCGCTTAAAAAAGACCGAAAACCTGACCTATCGCTTTGGCTGGTATCTCTCTGACGAGCAATTTGGAATATTCACTACCCCAATAATCGGATGGTATTATCTCAGCCCGAATTCTCGATTTGAAATGGACGTTTCCTTACCTATATCGGTTGATGTAAACTATGCACTGGGAGCATTTACAATTGGTTTGGACTACTTCGGGATCGGAAGAAGTTATAATATCAATCAGGTAAACAGAGGTAATGTCTATGTTCAGCAAGGCGCCTTGGATTTTGCTTCCTATCTGCAGTGGAATGGGTTTGACAAATCGGTCTTGATCCGAGGTAAACTGGGGTATACTAGCAATGATTTCGAGCTGTACGCCGACGGAGATACCTACGATCTGGGAATAACTGCCTTGCGCATCAATGACGATCGGATCAGGCTCAACCCGGAGATAAATGGCGGCTTCTTTGCCAAGATCGAAGCTATTTACAGATTCAACCTCAATGACTCCCCGGATAACGAAATTAACGAGTGA
- a CDS encoding CBS domain-containing protein — protein MGIKSYVGRRAKPTKGTDQQIKVSDYMTTNLIKFKTDQSVLDVMNTLIKKRISGGPVVNDKNELVGIISEGDCMKQISVSRYYNQPMKDIKVSDHMATDVETIDGNMNVFDAAELFLKSKRRRFPILEDGKLVGQISQKDVLKAALQLKGRSWR, from the coding sequence ATGGGTATCAAGAGTTATGTTGGCCGTCGAGCCAAGCCTACAAAAGGAACAGACCAGCAGATCAAAGTTTCGGACTATATGACCACTAATCTGATCAAGTTCAAGACGGATCAATCTGTTCTTGATGTCATGAATACCCTGATCAAAAAGCGCATATCAGGAGGTCCGGTTGTCAATGACAAAAATGAATTGGTCGGCATTATCTCCGAAGGCGACTGTATGAAACAAATATCGGTGAGTCGTTACTACAACCAGCCTATGAAGGACATCAAAGTTTCTGACCATATGGCCACCGATGTAGAAACCATAGATGGGAATATGAATGTTTTTGATGCAGCCGAGCTTTTCCTAAAATCTAAACGACGCCGGTTTCCCATCCTAGAAGATGGCAAGTTGGTGGGGCAGATCAGCCAAAAGGACGTGCTTAAGGCTGCATTGCAATTAAAAGGCCGAAGCTGGAGGTGA
- a CDS encoding lipoprotein signal peptidase, which produces MIPKSFSLKNSILLIALVLLIDQISKVYIKTNFVLGEEVEVFSWFKILFVENEGMAWGARIPGEYGKLILTLFRLVAICGIGYWLWDSVRKVSPRVLIVAISFIFAGAMGNIIDSVFYGLIFDSSSNQVATMFPPDGGYGTIFHGKVVDMLHFPMWKGYLPDWIPFWGGDYFVFFEPVFNIADSAITTGVFLLILFNKKAFPKKDKEQDSKPSESTEGTSQD; this is translated from the coding sequence ATGATTCCTAAATCCTTTTCACTCAAGAACTCAATATTACTCATCGCTTTGGTCCTGCTCATCGATCAGATAAGCAAGGTCTATATCAAAACGAACTTCGTTTTAGGCGAAGAGGTAGAAGTATTTAGTTGGTTCAAGATCCTGTTCGTGGAGAACGAAGGGATGGCTTGGGGCGCCCGCATCCCCGGGGAGTATGGCAAACTGATCCTAACCCTTTTTCGGTTGGTGGCCATATGCGGGATCGGATATTGGCTGTGGGATTCGGTTAGAAAGGTTTCGCCTCGGGTTTTGATCGTTGCCATCTCTTTCATTTTTGCCGGAGCCATGGGGAATATTATCGATTCTGTCTTCTACGGGCTGATCTTCGACAGTAGTAGCAACCAGGTTGCTACTATGTTCCCTCCTGACGGGGGATATGGAACCATTTTCCATGGCAAGGTGGTGGATATGCTCCATTTTCCTATGTGGAAAGGATATCTTCCAGATTGGATACCCTTTTGGGGCGGTGATTATTTTGTCTTCTTTGAGCCAGTATTCAATATTGCGGATTCGGCCATCACCACAGGAGTCTTTCTCTTGATCTTGTTTAACAAGAAAGCTTTTCCTAAAAAAGATAAAGAACAGGATTCCAAACCTTCAGAATCTACAGAAGGTACTTCACAGGATTAA
- the ileS gene encoding isoleucine--tRNA ligase: MSTKFNEYKGLDLAKLGDEVLEFWKSEKIFEKSIAIREGKTPFVFFEGPPSANGLPGIHHVMARAIKDIFCRFKTQKGFKVDRKAGWDTHGLPIELGVEKELGITKEDIGKKISVEEYNEACRKAVMRYTDVWNRLTERAGYWVDMDNPYVTYEPKYMETVWWLLKEIYSKGLLYKGYTIQPYSPKAGTGLSSHELNQPGTYQDITDTTVVAQFKAKADTLPDFLSGKGDVHFLAWTTTPWTLPSNTALTVGPKIDYVLVKSFNQYTFEPIQVVLAKALVGKQFAGKFVEAEEAGQLADYQAGDKKVPYWIDSEFKGKDLVGIRYEQLLDYALPNDNPENAFRVISGDFVTTEDGTGIVHTAPTFGADDAKVAKEAVPEVPPLLVKDEQDNLVPLVDLQGRFRPEMGELAGKYVKNEYYDDGQAPEKSVDVELAIKLKTENKAFKVEKYLHSYPNCWRTDKPILYYPLDSWFIKVTDFRDRMFELNLGINWKPKSTGEGRFGNWLANANDWNLSRSRYWGIPLPIWRTEDGSEEKCIGSVEELKLEMKRAVEAGFMKTDIYSDFVVGDMSEENYQTIDLHKNIVDQIVLVSDSGLPMKREADLIDVWFDSGSMPYSQWHYPFENKEKVEQTWRKADFIAEGVDQTRGWFYTLHAIGTMIFDDVAYKNVVSNGLVLDKNGQKMSKRLGNAADPFETLDKYGPDATRWYMISNANPWDNLKFDLDGIAEVRNKFFGTLYNTYSFFALYANLDNFDYREPETALEDRPEIDRWILSELNSLIQIVDKAYEEYEPTRAARAISYFVQENLSNWFVRLSRRRFWKGSYGPDKISAYQTLFTCLLRVSQLSAPVAPFFMDRLYKDLMSGVVQEGQESVHLSDFPTANTGCIDPQLEHKMQKAQTISSLVLSLRQREKIKVRQPLQKIMIPVLDQSEREEIEAVSDLIKSEVNVKEIELIDEGSGILVKQIKPDFKKLGPRFGKDMKVIAQAINDFGQEEIMQLEKDGEISVSHNEKSSTLTLDDVIISSQDIEGWLVANADGVTVALDVNINPDLRNEGIARELVNRIQNLRKDSGFEVTDRVDVTLEQDDRLMTAVEQNMKYIKQETLAEELQFAQEVIDGTEIAFDDIKTRLSIKKH; the protein is encoded by the coding sequence ATGAGCACTAAGTTTAATGAATACAAGGGATTGGACCTTGCCAAACTGGGTGATGAAGTACTCGAATTCTGGAAATCCGAGAAGATTTTCGAAAAGAGTATTGCCATTCGGGAAGGGAAGACTCCATTTGTGTTCTTCGAAGGGCCACCTTCGGCTAATGGTCTCCCAGGTATCCACCACGTTATGGCTCGTGCCATCAAGGATATATTTTGCCGTTTCAAGACGCAAAAGGGCTTCAAAGTAGATCGTAAAGCCGGCTGGGACACACACGGTTTGCCAATCGAACTGGGTGTTGAAAAAGAATTAGGGATCACCAAGGAAGACATTGGGAAGAAGATCTCTGTGGAGGAGTATAATGAGGCCTGCAGGAAGGCGGTCATGCGGTACACTGATGTTTGGAACCGATTGACAGAGCGAGCCGGCTATTGGGTGGATATGGATAATCCTTATGTCACCTATGAGCCTAAGTATATGGAAACTGTTTGGTGGCTGCTGAAGGAGATCTACTCTAAAGGTTTGCTTTACAAAGGGTATACTATCCAGCCTTACTCACCAAAAGCCGGAACCGGACTAAGTTCGCATGAGCTCAACCAGCCGGGGACCTATCAGGATATTACCGATACTACGGTAGTCGCTCAGTTCAAAGCTAAAGCTGATACTTTACCGGATTTCCTTTCTGGTAAGGGGGATGTTCATTTCCTGGCATGGACCACCACTCCGTGGACATTGCCAAGTAATACCGCACTTACCGTTGGGCCCAAGATCGATTATGTGCTGGTCAAGAGTTTTAATCAGTACACCTTTGAGCCTATTCAGGTGGTGTTGGCCAAGGCCTTGGTAGGTAAGCAATTTGCAGGCAAATTTGTAGAGGCAGAAGAAGCAGGACAGTTGGCCGATTACCAGGCCGGAGATAAGAAGGTCCCGTATTGGATCGACAGTGAGTTCAAAGGAAAAGACCTGGTCGGTATCCGCTACGAACAATTACTGGATTACGCCCTGCCAAATGACAATCCGGAGAATGCTTTCCGCGTGATCAGCGGGGATTTCGTGACAACAGAGGACGGTACCGGAATTGTACACACAGCACCGACCTTCGGGGCAGACGATGCCAAGGTTGCCAAGGAAGCAGTGCCGGAAGTGCCGCCATTGCTGGTGAAGGACGAACAGGATAACCTGGTTCCACTAGTCGATCTCCAAGGACGTTTCCGTCCGGAAATGGGAGAATTGGCAGGGAAGTATGTCAAGAATGAATATTACGATGATGGTCAGGCGCCGGAGAAATCCGTGGATGTCGAGTTGGCCATCAAACTCAAAACTGAAAATAAAGCCTTCAAGGTGGAGAAATACCTGCACAGTTATCCGAACTGTTGGAGGACAGACAAACCCATCTTGTATTACCCATTGGACTCCTGGTTCATCAAGGTAACCGACTTCCGGGATCGGATGTTCGAGCTGAACCTGGGGATCAATTGGAAGCCTAAATCCACTGGCGAAGGACGCTTTGGAAACTGGTTAGCGAATGCCAATGACTGGAACCTTTCTCGTTCGCGTTACTGGGGAATACCTTTACCAATTTGGCGAACAGAAGATGGATCTGAAGAAAAGTGTATCGGTTCTGTCGAGGAGTTGAAGCTGGAAATGAAGCGGGCTGTTGAGGCCGGATTCATGAAAACCGACATCTATTCCGATTTTGTGGTTGGTGACATGTCCGAAGAGAATTATCAAACCATCGACCTGCATAAGAACATTGTAGACCAGATCGTACTGGTATCTGATTCCGGTCTACCCATGAAAAGAGAGGCAGACCTGATCGACGTATGGTTTGACAGTGGGTCCATGCCCTATTCTCAATGGCACTATCCCTTCGAGAATAAGGAGAAAGTAGAACAAACCTGGCGCAAGGCAGACTTCATCGCTGAAGGCGTAGATCAGACCCGCGGATGGTTCTATACCCTACACGCAATTGGCACTATGATCTTTGATGATGTGGCATATAAGAATGTGGTTTCCAATGGACTGGTTCTGGATAAGAACGGCCAGAAGATGTCCAAGCGATTGGGGAATGCCGCCGATCCATTCGAGACCTTGGACAAGTATGGTCCCGATGCTACACGTTGGTATATGATCAGTAATGCCAACCCTTGGGATAACCTGAAATTTGATCTTGACGGAATTGCCGAAGTACGAAATAAATTCTTCGGTACACTTTATAACACCTATAGTTTCTTTGCGCTTTATGCCAACCTGGATAATTTCGACTATCGGGAGCCAGAGACAGCATTGGAAGACCGGCCTGAGATTGATCGCTGGATACTATCCGAGCTAAACTCCCTGATACAGATCGTAGATAAGGCTTACGAGGAATACGAGCCCACCCGTGCGGCAAGGGCTATTTCCTATTTTGTTCAGGAGAACCTGAGCAACTGGTTTGTCCGATTGAGCAGAAGGCGTTTCTGGAAAGGTAGTTATGGTCCGGACAAGATCTCAGCCTACCAGACACTCTTTACTTGCCTGCTTAGAGTATCTCAGCTCAGTGCACCTGTAGCGCCCTTCTTTATGGACAGGTTATACAAGGACCTGATGTCCGGGGTTGTCCAAGAAGGACAGGAATCGGTTCACCTGAGCGATTTTCCGACAGCCAATACGGGCTGTATCGATCCGCAACTGGAGCACAAAATGCAAAAGGCGCAGACAATTTCTTCCCTGGTATTGTCGTTACGGCAACGAGAGAAGATCAAAGTTCGTCAGCCGCTGCAAAAGATCATGATCCCTGTTCTGGATCAATCCGAAAGAGAAGAGATCGAAGCCGTATCTGACCTGATCAAATCTGAGGTCAATGTAAAGGAGATCGAGCTTATAGACGAAGGATCTGGCATATTGGTCAAGCAGATCAAACCTGATTTCAAGAAACTCGGCCCCCGTTTCGGAAAAGACATGAAGGTGATAGCCCAGGCTATTAATGACTTTGGTCAGGAAGAGATCATGCAGCTGGAAAAAGATGGGGAAATATCAGTTTCTCATAACGAAAAAAGCAGTACATTGACCCTCGACGATGTGATCATAAGCTCTCAGGACATTGAAGGCTGGCTGGTCGCTAACGCTGACGGAGTCACGGTTGCACTGGATGTTAACATCAACCCCGATTTGCGTAATGAGGGCATAGCCAGGGAATTGGTTAACCGAATTCAAAACCTTAGAAAAGACTCTGGTTTTGAAGTTACTGATCGAGTAGATGTAACACTAGAGCAAGACGATAGACTGATGACAGCAGTGGAGCAGAACATGAAGTATATCAAACAAGAAACCTTGGCCGAGGAGTTGCAATTTGCGCAAGAAGTAATTGACGGAACTGAGATCGCTTTCGATGACATCAAGACCCGGTTAAGCATAAAAAAACATTAA
- a CDS encoding 5-formyltetrahydrofolate cyclo-ligase, translated as MTKSELRKIYKKKRLDLEDPDQASLDIANQSLKLDIWDRQYFHLFLPIQQQREVDTSYLLHILQGRDKSVVLSRSDFKTTSLNHVLLEDNTKISVNAMGIPEPEGGIPFPIDQLEVIFVPLLAYDQKGNRLGYGKGFYDRFLAQCNKGVLFVGLSYFGPEEVIPTDPVDIPLHYCITPEGIHQFPQSN; from the coding sequence ATGACAAAATCAGAACTCAGGAAGATCTATAAAAAGAAACGTTTGGATCTGGAGGATCCGGACCAGGCCTCTCTGGATATTGCCAATCAAAGCCTGAAACTGGATATTTGGGACCGTCAGTATTTTCATCTCTTTTTGCCGATCCAGCAACAGCGGGAAGTGGACACCTCTTATCTTCTACACATTTTACAAGGTAGGGACAAATCTGTGGTCCTTTCCCGTTCAGATTTCAAAACAACAAGCCTAAATCATGTACTGTTGGAGGACAACACCAAGATCTCTGTAAATGCCATGGGAATACCGGAACCAGAAGGTGGGATTCCCTTCCCGATCGATCAGCTGGAGGTAATCTTTGTGCCCTTATTAGCCTATGATCAAAAAGGGAATCGATTGGGCTATGGCAAGGGATTTTACGATCGCTTTTTAGCTCAGTGCAATAAGGGCGTGCTCTTTGTTGGTCTGTCCTACTTTGGCCCGGAAGAGGTTATTCCGACAGATCCTGTCGATATCCCCCTGCACTATTGCATCACCCCGGAAGGAATACATCAATTTCCTCAGTCCAATTGA